In the genome of Apteryx mantelli isolate bAptMan1 chromosome 35, bAptMan1.hap1, whole genome shotgun sequence, the window GGCACCGGGCCCGGGAACACcgggaatggggggggggcactgggaatGGGGTACTGGGCCCGAGAACACCAGGAATGAGGCACCGGACTCGGGAGAGCTGGGAATGGAGGGGGGGCACCGGGCCGGGAACACCGGGAATGGGGGGGACACTGGGCCTGGAAGAGCtgggaactggggggggggggcaccgggcctGCAAGAGCTGGGAATGGGACACCGGACCCGGGAGAgctgggaatggggggggggcaccaggaATGGGGCACCGGGCCTGGGAAcactggggcggctggtgggcaATGGACCCAGGAGAGCTGGGAATGAAGAAGTCGGCCTGAGGCCATGGTGATGGGCACGGCACGGCCGGTGACGCGGGCATCCCCCAAACGGAGCTGGCTGGAGGCCATGGTGACGGGCACAGCATAGCCGGCAGCCTGGGAATCCTCCCGAAACAGAGTTGGCCCCGTGCCGCGGTGACGGGCACAGCGTAGCCAGGAGCCTGGGAATCCTCCCGAAACGGAGTTGGTCCCGTGCCACGGTGACGGGCACGGCACAGCTGGCAATGCTGGGTGTGTCTGCCCTGTGCCACGGTGATGGGCACGGCACAGCTGGCAATGCTGGGTGTGTCTGCCCTGTGCCACGGTGATGGGCAACGGCACAGCCAGCAACCTGGGAATCCCCCAAAATAGAGCCAGCCCCGTGCCATGGTGATGGGCACAGTGTGACTGGCAACCCTGGACGTCTGCCCTGTGCCATGGTGATGGGCACGGTGCAGCCGGCAGCCTGGGAATCCCCCAAAATAGAGCCAGCCCCGTGCCATGGTGATGGGCACAATGTGGCTGGCGATGCCGGGCATCTGCCCTGTGCCACGGTGATGGGCACAGCATGGCCACTAACCCTGAAATGTAGCCGGGCTCGTGCCATGGAGCTGGGCACGGTGCTTTTGGCAACATGGGCATCCGCCCTGTGCCACGGTGATGGGCATGGTGCAGCCAGCAGCCTGGGTATACCCGAAACAGAGCCAGACCTGTGCCATGGTGATGGGCACAGCAAGGCTGGCAACACCAGGTGTCTGCCCTGTGCCACGGTGATGGGCACGGTACAGCTGGCAGCCTGGGAATTCCCCAAAATGGAGCTGGCTCTGTGCCACGGTGATGGGCACGGCATGGCTGGCAATGCTGGGTGTCTGCCCTGTGCCACGGTGATGGGCACGGTGCAGCGGTGCCAGGGCCGAGAGCGGTGGCATGGGGTGCCTGGAATAACCCTGGTGGGtggccccagcccggcccggtcCGGTGGCACCCACGGGACCGCAGCTGCTCCTGGCGGTGTCTCAACCCAGCCCTGGCACCACCGCAACCTGGCCAGCCCGTGGCAGCATTGCCAGGGCAGTGCGGTGGGACGGGTGCTGGGTGCACCCCACGGCCCCATGCCACGTCCTGCAccccccacgtgtccccatgCAAGGTCCTGCACCCCCGGGTGTCCCCGTGCCAGCCCTGCACCCCCACGTGTCCCTGTGCAAGGGCCTGTACCCCCATGTGTTCCCATGCAAGGTCCTGCACCCCCGGGTGACCccgtgcaaggtcctgcaccccTAGGTGTCCCCGTGCTGGCCCCACATCCCCCCATCTCCCCACGCTGGGCCTGCACCCCAATGTGCCCCCATGCAAGGTCCTGCACCCCCAGGTGTCCccgtgcaaggtcctgcaccccAACGTGTCCctgtgcaaggtcctgcaccccTGGGTGTCCCCATGCTGGCCCCACACACCCCCATCTCCCCATGCTGGTCCTGCACCCCCAGGTGACCCCATGCAAGGTCCTGCACCCCCAGGTGCCCccgtgcaaggtcctgcacctttACATGTCCccgtgcaaggtcctgcaccccCAGGTGCCCccgtgcaaggtcctgcaccccAATGTGCTGctgtgcaaggtcctgcacctccATGTGTTCCCATGCAAGGTCCTGCACCCCCGGGTGACCccgtgcaaggtcctgcaccccTAGGTGTCCCCATGCTGGCCCCACATCCCCCCACGCTGGGCCTGCACCCCAATGTGCCCccatgcaaagtcctgcaccccAGCGTGTCCCCATGCAAGGTCCTGCACCCCAACGTGTCCccgtgcaaggtcctgcaccccCAGGTGTCCCTGTGCAAGGTCCTGCTCCCCCAGGTGTCCCCGTGCTggccccccccccaatctccccATGCTGGGCCTGCACCCCAACGTGTCCCCGTACAAGGTCCTGCACCTCTACGTGTCCCCGTGCTGGTCCTGCACCCCCGGTGCCAGCAGGGTCCCGGCATCCCCCGGCACCGGCACTCGGGACCCCCCGCGGGACTCCTGGGGGTCCCGGAGGGGCTCGGtctccccccccccggtgccggccCCCGGCGGGACCCCGGTCCTCTGCCCCGCTCCCGGTCCCGGGACCCCTCCCGGTGCTGCACCCGCCTGCAAAGGGTCCAGCGAGGGGGACCGGGACCCGCCGGGGCTCTGGATCCCGCCGCTCCCGCTCCGGGACCCCCCGCGGGATCCCACTGCCTCGTCCTTGTAGCACCCGGAGGGGGATTCCCCGGATCCCGGGACTTTCCCAGTGCCCGGTCCCGCACCCCGCTGGGGGTCCCCGGTGCCCCCTACCCCGGTCCCGGGATCCTCCCGGTGCGCTGCTGCCCGGTCCCGGTAACATCCCGCTGGGAGTCCCCGGTTCCCCCTGTCCCGGGATCCCCCAGGTGCGCTGCTGCCTGGTCCCGGTAACACCTCGCTGGGGGGGTCCCCGGTGTCCCCCGCCCCGGTCCCGGGATCCTCCCGGTGCGCTGCTGCCCGGTCCCGGTAACACCCCGCTGCGgggagcccggccgcggcgccacGTGCGCGGGGGCACCGAGGGGATCCCGGGccggtggggggggagggggcgctaCCGGGAGGGGGATTCCCGATGGGGGGGGAACTacgggtggggggggtcccggtggggagggggcaggttaccgggggggggtcccggtgccgaGGGGGGATTACCGAGGGGGTGCCGATGTGGGGAGGGGCGTTaccgggggggggtccccggcgccgggggggctccccccgcggccgccgtcCCGGATGGCTCGGGCCGTTTCTAGAACCGTTGTGCCCGTTTCTATTAATACGCGCTgctccggcggcggcagcggcggcggcggcggcgctgcgaggAAGGGATTCCCTCTGACGTCATTGCTAGGATACCAAACAAACACAGCCGAGACAAGCCCATATATGGCTAATTGCGTCACAGGAACTCCGGCGGGGAGGGACGAGGGATCCCCTcctctcccgccgccgccgcggcgcctttTAACGGCGACGGCGGGCGAAGGGGCCGCAGagagcggcgggcagcgggcggcggcggcggcgggtcccgggGCGGCtcgggggcccggggcggcggggccgcgccgccgcgtgACGTcagcggggcggggcgccgccgtaTAAATCGGGCGCGCGGTGGAGAAGCGGTTCATTCATAAAAGCTCGTGCGGAGGCGCTTCGGCGGCGGCGGATACCGGACACCGGAGCTCCAGCGCGGCCTGCGAGCGGTGCGCCGGGACTTTGCAACCGGAACCTTGGGGCGGGGGCACCGGAGCCCGGCACCGGCCGACGCGGGACTTTGCAACCGGAGccgcgaggaggaggagagggggggTGCACCGGGGACTTGCACCGGCGGACCGGCACTTTCCAACCGGAGCTTTGCACCGGCGGACGCGGAGCTGTGAACCGGGGACTTGCACCGGCGGACCGGGACTTTCCACCGGAGCTTTGCATCGGCGGACGCGGAGCTTTAAACGGGAGCTTTGCACCGGCGGACCCAGGACTTTGTACCGGAGCCTGGGACGAGTGCACCGGAGCTTTGTACCGGCAGAGCCGGGACTTTCCAACCGGGGCTTTGTACCGGCGGAACCGGGAGTTTGAACCGGAGCCTGCGGCGGGTGCACCGGAGTCTCGTACCGGCGGAGCGGGACTTCCACATACCGGCTCGCCGGGAGTTTGAACGGGGGAACGCGGCGGCGCCGGGTGTCCGCCAAGCGCAGCGGCACCTCGTAGCAGCGAACCGGGAGCTTGAAACGGGCGAAACCCGGGACCTTAAACCAGCGGAGCGGAGCTTCTCCCACCGGATcaccggccgcggcggggcaccACCGGGGAGctcggcagcggggccggccgcAGCGATGCCGCTGGCCTGACAGGCCCGGTGCGCGCgccgtccccctcccccccccacccaaacccGCTCCCGGTGCAGCCTTGGcgtggcgccgccgcccccggttCCCCGGGGCCATGTACCAGGGCTTCCCCGGTGACTACGACTCCGCGTCGCGCTGCAGCTCGTCGCCGTCGGCCGAGTCGCAGTACCTGTCCTCGGTGGACTCCTTCGGGAGCCccacggcggcggccgccgcgcaggtgagcgccggggcggcggggaggagggggcggcggcggcggcgcgcgcggacGCCGAGGGGGCGGGGTCGTGCGTAAACGCGTGACGCGCTGGAACCCTCCGTGATGACGCGGCGCACGTACGGCGCGCGCGGCTCctttcccgcccccccccgcgcggcgccgcgcgctATTTTGgaacgcggcggccgcccccgttGCTAAGGGGCGGCGGGATCCCGCGCGCCCATTGGCTCGCCGCGGGGCACGCCCCCGCCGCGCGCTGATTgggcccccgccgcgggggcacgcccacttctccccctccccctctcccgcGCGGGGGaggggagtgtgtgtggggggggagccgtgcgcgctgccccgctgcgcaccggagcgggggggggaacgggacaccgggaccccccccctcaatgtgtgtgtggggggtccaGCAGGGTGCAGGCCCCGGTGCAACCGCGGGGGACACCCGGTGCGCCCGTtaccgccgcgggggggggggggagcagtgcattcccccccccccaaccgcttCCCGGTGCAACCGGAGTTGGGGGTCCCGGTGCATGGTCGGTTGTGTTAGTACCGGGGGAGGGGGGGTAATGCaccccccctcccacacacacacacacatagcgGTTCCCGGTGCAACCGGAGTTGGGGGGTTCCACCCCGGTGCATCCCTTCGTGGCCCCGGTGCAACCGGGCGGGGGAGCACCCGGTGCGTGGCCGGTTCCGTTAGCACCGGGAGGGGGTGtaatgcacccccccccccctccccggtcgCGGTGCAACTAGGGGATGGGGGACCTGGAGCCCCCAGCTCAGTGCAGCCCCCCAGGGCCCATGTGCAATGAGGGGGGGGACCCTCGGTGCCCCCCCTGATCCTGACCCACccagggtggggggcacccagccCCTCTCCTGATGCAATTTGGGGGtctcactgccccccccccacctttagGTGCCCCCCAGCCTTGCAGGGTCCTTGGTGCCAAATGGAGGGGTCCAGGTGTCTCTGGGGTGCAactgctgtgggggggggggttagagcTGAAATCCCCCTGCCCCACCATGGGGGGGGGCACCCCATcacccagtgctgctcctgtgcccccttgggtgctggggggggggttgcacataGGTGCAGGTGGGGGAGACCTCATGCTTTCGGGAGGCCTCATGCTTTAGGGTGTCAGGGTGGTCTCGCATGttggtcggggggggggggcagggggtgtcCTCGTGCATTGGTGCCCCGGTGCCGGGGGGTCCTCGTGCCCTGGAGGCCTCGCACGTcggtgctgggggacagggacCTCGTGCATGGGTGCGAGCAAGGTTTTGCCCATCAATGCTAGGGTGACAGGGACCTGGTGCACGGGTGACAGGGACCTCATTGCACGGGTGCGAGCAAGGTCTTGCACATGGGTGCCAGGGGACAAGGACCTCGTGATGGTGCTGGGGCACAGGGACCTCATGCACAGGTGCAAGTGAGGTCTTGCATGTTGGTGCCGGAGGACAGGGACCTCGTGCATGGGTGCAGGTGGGGTGTTGCACATTGGCACTGGGGTGTAGGGACCTCGTGCGATGGCACTGGGGCATGGGGACCTTGTGCATGGGTGCAGGTGAGGTCTCGTTATGTCAGTGACGGGGCTCGTGTTGGTGCTGGGGCACAGGGACCTCGTATGCGGGTGCAGGTGAGGTGTTGCTCTTTGGTGCCAGGGTGATGGGGACATCATGCATGGGTGCAAGAAAGGTCTCACGCCTGGGTGACGGGGACCTCATGCATAGGAGCAAGCAAGGTCTCCAgcatgggtgctgggggacagggacCTTGCGCACAAGTGCGGGTGGCATGTTGCCTGTTGGTGGACATTGCGCATGGGTGCAAGCAAGGCCTCCAGTGTTGGTGCTGATGCCAGGGACCTCGTGTGCTGGTGCAAGCACCGTCTTGTGCATGGGTGACAGGGACCTCATCCAGGGGTGCAAGCAAGGTCTTGTGCATGGGTGACAGGGACCTCATCCGGGGTGCAAGCGCTGTCTTGTGCATGGGTGACAGGGACCTCATCCAGGGGTGCAAGCAAGGTCTTGTGCATGGGTGACAGGGACCTCATCCAGGGGTGCAAGCAAGGTCTTGTGCATGGGTGACAGGGACCTCATCCAGGGGTGCAAGCAAGGTCTTGTGCATGGGTGCTGGGGTGACAGGGACCTCGTGAAGGGTTGCAAGTGAGGTCTTGTGCATGGGTGCAAGCGAGGTCTTGTGCATGGGTGACAGGGACCTCATCCGGGGTGCAAGCAAGGTCTTGTGCATCAGTGCTGGGATGACAGGGACCTCATGAAGGGTTGCGAGTTGAGGTCTCATGCATTGGTCCCGGGGTGACAGGGACCTTGTGCATCGGTGGCGGGGTGCAAGCGCTGTCTCGCCCACGGGTGCCCCCGGCCGTGCCCTGACCGTGCCCTGTCTCCGCAGGAGTGCAGCGGCCTGGGGGATATGCCCGGCTCCTTCGTGCCCACGGTGACGGCCATCACCACGAGCCAGGACCTGCAGTGGCTGGTGCAACCCACCCTCATCTCCTCGGTGGCCCAGTCGCAGCCGCCGGGGGGGCCCATGgcccaccagcagcagcagcagccgcagcagccgcccccctccgccgcccccgTGGACCCCTACGACCTGCCGGGACCCAGCTACTCGACGCCGGGCATGGGAGCCTTCGGCACGGGACCCTCgccgggggccgcccgccccgcgcgcgcccggccccgccgcagccgcgaGGAGACGGTGAGTGGCGTCCCCGTGACGCGGGTTTTGGGGGAGAGCGGTGGGATTTTGggggtggtggggtttttttttcgggggagggtgtgccaccctggcTGACGGTGCTGTCGCCCTCGCAGCTgacgccggaggaggaggagaagcggcGGGTGCGCCGGGAGAGGAACAAGCTGGCCGCCGCCAAGTGCCGCAACCGGCGCCGGGAGCTCACGGACCGGCTGCAAGCGGTGAGTGCCGGGGACGTCGGAGGGGATGGTGGTGACCCTGGGGGGCTTGGAGATGTTGGAGGGGGCGGTGATGTCCCCAGGACTTGGACAGATGGCTCCTATGGGTGCAGGTCTAGGGGATGTTGGAGGGGGCGATGGTGTCCCCAGGTCTAGGGGATGTTGGAGGGGGACAGGTGGCTCCTATAGATGCAGATCCTGGGGAACAGTAGAtggatgtggacagggacatggggatgttGGAGAGGACGGCAATGTCCCTGGGACTTGGATGTTGGAAGGGGACAGATGGCTCCTATGATGCGGCTCTTGGGGACGTTGGAGGGGATGGTGGTGTCCCCAGCTCTTGGGGA includes:
- the FOSB gene encoding protein FosB encodes the protein MYQGFPGDYDSASRCSSSPSAESQYLSSVDSFGSPTAAAAAQECSGLGDMPGSFVPTVTAITTSQDLQWLVQPTLISSVAQSQPPGGPMAHQQQQQPQQPPPSAAPVDPYDLPGPSYSTPGMGAFGTGPSPGAARPARARPRRSREETLTPEEEEKRRVRRERNKLAAAKCRNRRRELTDRLQAETDQLEEEKAELESEIAELQKEKERLEFVLVAHAPGCKLPFEDVGELSAAAAEVSSLGMPGKEEPFGPAAFLPVPVPAPAVPFQQSQAPGAEGPFPSCCFAPGAPPAPAPPNPSYTSSFVFTYPEGATCGASHQRSSSSDQSSDSLNSPSLLAL